One segment of Pirellulales bacterium DNA contains the following:
- the thiS gene encoding sulfur carrier protein ThiS, with amino-acid sequence MAMQIFVNGRQRTVPEGATLAQLLAQLELQAHHVAVEINMELVPRAQHERHRLADGDRLEVVTLVGGG; translated from the coding sequence ATGGCAATGCAAATTTTCGTGAATGGTCGGCAACGCACGGTCCCCGAGGGAGCCACGCTGGCCCAATTGCTGGCCCAATTGGAACTGCAAGCGCACCATGTGGCCGTGGAAATCAATATGGAGCTTGTGCCCCGGGCCCAACATGAGCGGCATCGCCTTGCTGACGGCGACCGTTTGGAGGTAGTCACATTGGTCGGCGGCGGCTGA